The Parabacteroides sp. AD58 genome includes a window with the following:
- a CDS encoding TonB-dependent receptor — MKKNRCKYMLCAFGLLFHTLIYAQYNFSGSVVNPQKEALPGATIMLYAADSLMGGTITDAKGLFELKNLPKNECRCIISMLGYQMQEHSINLAQQQQAYSFILQENAEELDVLTVEADRRDLVKAGAGYTSYTLSSQALKAKSAYESLREIPQLIIDESNRTIRLSSGETPVILINGVNRPGYFDSLDPEMIESVEVIENPSAKYRGEQAVSKILNIKIKREKEKSYLNGNLYSRHNVEAVYGISGLSLGAGNSKYSLYLTAQQFYFHNDDVDFKEYTETSGIIRDLSQQQRFNTNMISANVGGDWVISDKDYLSWAVSYITNPNDINKTSSGTITDLAADESAPLTAWQSTDNHYYMNTYNLYYKHTFPTDNYLEIKGGFGWFGSGAQSDRVEESALSSYKSVVDLDNKKKSLNVDINYDWQLSDKLKMDFGANTYMQHSFIEDVGNNYPIYHYKDLREYIFGDLSHSVLPNLSYQLSLGVDFVFTNADGIHNRYVTFVPGASVTYNLNQKSFFQLYFSRQRTSPDISLLNPRNTSADSLMLIQGNPYLKPYVDNTVNLSYTWNHKGIYLSPFVLYDYSAKQISDIGYMEGNRYVQTYENLDNLQQLRTGINTRFNLSTFGNLNMSVYYQKDFIEGMPFSGNNWGANASLNLFYKKVSLYAYLFYGGYRYSKTSKSFSTPESEMIFTWNLPKNWALTAGLRYFAAGDNHLEETIKDAGYYYHSVQKFTDRYLMPMIGILYTFKNKVQQKRYQQQRLYNSDSGIGSIKVK; from the coding sequence ATGAAAAAGAATCGGTGTAAATACATGTTATGCGCATTCGGATTATTATTCCACACACTGATTTATGCGCAGTATAATTTTTCCGGCTCAGTAGTTAATCCACAGAAAGAAGCATTGCCGGGTGCAACAATCATGCTTTATGCTGCTGATTCGTTGATGGGAGGAACTATTACGGATGCGAAAGGACTGTTCGAATTGAAGAATCTTCCGAAGAATGAATGCCGCTGTATCATATCCATGCTGGGTTATCAAATGCAGGAACACTCCATAAACTTGGCTCAACAGCAGCAGGCATATTCTTTTATCTTGCAAGAAAATGCTGAGGAACTGGATGTACTGACGGTAGAAGCCGATCGCCGGGATTTAGTGAAAGCCGGTGCCGGATATACGTCATATACCCTTTCCTCTCAGGCACTGAAAGCTAAATCGGCGTATGAGTCCTTGCGCGAAATTCCTCAACTGATTATTGATGAAAGTAACCGTACCATCCGGTTAAGTTCGGGCGAAACACCGGTTATACTGATTAATGGAGTGAACCGTCCGGGATATTTCGACAGCCTGGATCCGGAAATGATAGAATCAGTGGAAGTAATAGAAAATCCTTCGGCAAAATACCGTGGAGAGCAAGCCGTAAGTAAGATTCTGAATATAAAGATCAAGCGTGAAAAGGAGAAATCTTATCTGAATGGTAATCTTTATTCCCGGCATAATGTAGAAGCCGTATATGGTATTTCGGGACTTTCTTTAGGTGCCGGTAACAGCAAATATTCCTTGTATCTCACGGCACAGCAGTTCTATTTTCATAATGATGATGTGGATTTTAAAGAATATACGGAAACAAGTGGCATCATTCGTGATTTATCTCAGCAGCAAAGATTTAATACCAACATGATAAGTGCCAATGTCGGTGGGGATTGGGTAATATCGGATAAGGACTATTTGAGCTGGGCTGTTTCATATATCACAAATCCGAATGATATTAACAAGACTTCTTCCGGAACAATCACTGATTTGGCGGCGGATGAATCAGCTCCTCTCACTGCATGGCAGTCCACAGATAATCATTATTATATGAATACGTATAATCTTTATTACAAACATACCTTCCCGACTGATAACTATCTGGAAATAAAAGGTGGGTTCGGTTGGTTCGGTTCGGGAGCGCAAAGCGACCGTGTAGAAGAGTCTGCCTTGTCCAGCTATAAATCGGTTGTAGATTTGGATAACAAAAAGAAATCTCTGAACGTAGATATAAACTACGACTGGCAGTTGTCGGACAAACTGAAGATGGACTTCGGGGCAAATACTTATATGCAGCATTCGTTCATTGAAGACGTGGGCAACAATTATCCCATTTATCATTACAAGGATTTGAGGGAATATATTTTCGGAGACTTGTCGCATTCTGTTTTACCCAATTTGTCTTATCAGTTATCGTTGGGTGTTGATTTTGTTTTTACCAATGCGGACGGCATACACAACCGGTATGTCACTTTCGTGCCAGGAGCGTCGGTGACATACAATCTGAACCAAAAATCATTTTTCCAATTATACTTTTCCCGCCAGCGTACTTCGCCGGACATCAGCTTGCTGAATCCACGTAACACATCTGCCGACAGCCTGATGCTGATTCAGGGGAATCCGTATCTGAAGCCTTATGTGGATAATACGGTGAACTTGTCTTATACCTGGAATCATAAAGGCATCTATCTTTCGCCGTTTGTTCTGTATGATTATTCTGCCAAACAAATCTCGGATATCGGTTACATGGAAGGAAACCGGTATGTGCAGACCTATGAGAACCTGGACAACTTGCAGCAATTGCGTACGGGAATAAACACCCGTTTCAACCTCTCAACCTTCGGTAATCTGAATATGAGCGTTTATTATCAGAAAGACTTTATCGAAGGAATGCCATTCAGCGGGAACAATTGGGGGGCAAACGCGTCTTTGAATCTGTTTTACAAGAAAGTATCCCTGTATGCCTATCTATTTTATGGTGGATATCGTTACTCAAAAACCAGTAAATCATTCTCGACACCGGAATCAGAAATGATATTTACCTGGAACCTGCCTAAGAACTGGGCATTGACGGCCGGATTACGCTATTTTGCTGCCGGAGATAACCACCTTGAAGAGACGATTAAAGATGCAGGTTATTATTATCATTCAGTACAAAAGTTCACCGACCGCTATTTGATGCCGATGATCGGAATATTATACACGTTCAAGAACAAAGTACAACAGAAACGCTATCAGCAGCAACGGTTATATAACTCGGATTCAGGAATTGGCAGTATTAAAGTTAAATAA
- a CDS encoding DUF4934 domain-containing protein, which yields MKQIFLFLIIGALFACNKQNTPIKDSIINLEGAMNSVETIQLSEITSDVTYIPLETTDSSLIGEQADMRVFNDYILVSSANQSLKLFDRTTGKFLSTIGHIGIDPQGYAKDAWGKVNYWIDSQKNLIYVLGWKNDWQVYDVENNYINRIIVGDDLHCNLAQACFLITADTIYGQNKLCIDHSAPTLFTYNCKSESLEIIPDLKEDVLPLDELLSISNLLGNYVSYGGDLQMAIFSGDRKFYMAINSPSLWKYQQEIRVKQAFNDTIYTIEKNRLQPSWIFNLGNWHWDYQDRLNVAGCENKISIDYVLENENLLYFHFHTGFYSENQKAYCGIYQKKTGNVKVMDSDQWIDAKFNQPLQIRNVSNNGKFCALLLPEKLSDELKKHLQVEEDDNPIIVML from the coding sequence ATGAAACAGATATTTCTATTTTTGATCATAGGTGCGTTGTTTGCATGCAACAAACAAAATACACCGATAAAAGATAGTATCATTAATCTGGAAGGTGCCATGAATTCGGTTGAAACTATTCAGCTTTCAGAAATAACTTCGGATGTTACTTACATTCCATTGGAAACAACCGATAGCTCATTAATTGGAGAACAAGCAGATATGCGCGTATTCAATGACTATATTTTAGTTTCTTCGGCGAATCAGAGTCTGAAATTGTTTGATCGGACAACAGGAAAGTTTCTTTCAACGATTGGGCATATAGGTATAGATCCGCAAGGATATGCCAAAGATGCATGGGGGAAAGTAAATTATTGGATAGATAGCCAAAAGAATCTCATCTATGTTTTAGGATGGAAAAACGACTGGCAGGTTTACGATGTGGAAAATAACTATATAAATAGAATTATTGTGGGTGATGATTTGCATTGTAATCTGGCACAAGCATGTTTCCTGATTACTGCAGATACAATTTACGGACAGAATAAATTATGTATTGATCATTCAGCCCCTACGTTATTTACCTACAATTGTAAATCAGAATCATTGGAGATAATCCCGGACTTAAAAGAAGATGTACTTCCCTTAGATGAATTATTATCCATCTCAAATCTTTTAGGGAATTATGTTTCCTACGGAGGAGATTTGCAAATGGCCATATTCTCAGGAGACAGGAAATTCTACATGGCCATTAATAGTCCTTCTTTATGGAAATACCAACAAGAAATACGGGTTAAACAGGCTTTTAATGATACAATCTATACAATTGAAAAGAATCGTTTGCAACCTTCCTGGATATTTAATCTGGGTAATTGGCATTGGGATTATCAAGATCGTCTGAATGTAGCCGGTTGTGAAAATAAAATAAGTATTGACTATGTATTAGAGAACGAAAATCTGCTTTATTTCCACTTTCATACAGGTTTTTATTCGGAGAATCAAAAGGCTTACTGTGGTATTTATCAGAAAAAGACAGGAAATGTGAAAGTAATGGATAGCGATCAATGGATTGATGCCAAATTCAATCAGCCATTACAAATCCGGAATGTTTCTAATAATGGTAAATTTTGCGCCTTACTTCTTCCTGAGAAACTTTCAGACGAATTGAAAAAGCATCTTCAAGTTGAAGAAGATGATAATCCAATCATTGTGATGTTGTAA
- a CDS encoding 6-bladed beta-propeller, whose protein sequence is MKTNVLKIKNDMLQRMFGYCFIGMIQFVLLGCSCTSTDQEKGLTTIDLSKDYPKKEILLSEIADIQYVYMNEGNDYIYGGNPLYVSDHTFVFYSEGSFLFFTKDGQPKSKFNHQGNGPDEYDYFSKVVYDEANDELYILSEKRLIVYSSSGVYKRTIALSLSDDKRITSMANYDNGSLLLFDSDNFVLISKADGSELKRLDVSSGEKVKLYAINQDEQRVSVIASTQNQIVNYKDGLLLSDYSTDTVFFFNKNKELIPVLIKQPSIHSMDPVIYANTFVDAADYLFYRKIIVKVQNGQLPSVYLMQNKKDGTVYEQEIKMDDFKGKQVEIAPEILTSSSRHGLVVLDLVELEEAYADGRLKGKLKELMEKIDRENGNNVYMLLTFK, encoded by the coding sequence ATGAAAACAAACGTATTAAAAATTAAGAATGACATGCTACAAAGAATGTTCGGTTACTGTTTTATTGGGATGATACAATTTGTCCTACTTGGTTGTTCGTGTACAAGTACTGATCAAGAAAAAGGCTTGACAACAATAGACCTGTCAAAAGACTATCCCAAAAAAGAAATACTTTTATCTGAAATAGCCGATATACAGTATGTTTATATGAATGAGGGAAACGATTACATATATGGTGGAAACCCTTTATATGTATCAGATCATACTTTCGTCTTTTATTCGGAAGGCAGTTTTCTTTTCTTTACAAAAGACGGACAACCGAAATCTAAATTCAATCATCAAGGGAACGGACCTGATGAATATGATTATTTCTCAAAAGTAGTGTATGATGAAGCAAATGATGAGTTATACATACTGTCAGAAAAAAGGTTGATTGTTTACTCTTCATCGGGTGTATACAAACGAACGATCGCTTTATCACTGTCGGATGATAAACGAATCACAAGTATGGCTAACTATGATAATGGTTCACTCTTACTGTTTGATTCTGATAATTTTGTATTAATATCCAAAGCTGATGGCTCAGAACTAAAACGTCTTGATGTGTCATCAGGTGAAAAGGTAAAACTGTATGCCATAAATCAGGATGAACAAAGGGTATCTGTAATAGCCAGTACGCAAAACCAGATCGTGAATTATAAAGATGGATTATTATTATCGGACTATTCAACAGATACGGTTTTCTTCTTTAATAAGAACAAAGAATTAATACCCGTATTGATCAAGCAACCAAGTATTCATTCCATGGATCCGGTGATTTATGCCAATACATTTGTGGACGCTGCTGATTACTTATTCTATCGGAAAATAATCGTAAAAGTTCAAAATGGACAATTACCTTCGGTGTATCTGATGCAAAACAAGAAAGATGGTACTGTCTATGAACAGGAGATCAAGATGGACGACTTCAAAGGTAAGCAAGTAGAAATTGCTCCGGAGATACTAACCTCATCCTCTCGGCATGGCCTTGTCGTACTTGATTTGGTTGAATTGGAAGAAGCATACGCCGATGGTCGGCTAAAAGGTAAATTAAAAGAACTGATGGAAAAGATTGATCGGGAAAACGGGAATAATGTCTATATGCTTTTGACATTTAAGTAA
- a CDS encoding 6-bladed beta-propeller — MKTFIFIETILLLVMTSCGRDTTSTDGFITVDVTKSSYSPKKKLVLQDFMDVEYIPLETNDEFINQGAVEAIGEKYIIVKNYGRDGDIFVYNRKGKAIRKINRKGQGGEEYMFCSGITLDEENNEILVDDHIIKKVLVYDLEGNFKRSFKQKQTGGSHSYWNVYNYDKDNLICYDELNKDTPFLIVSKQDGSITKEIKVPFKEKKLLLQILQHDEGTKVVGPGEYSRIIPYNDNWILLELSSDTIYTLMADYSLRPFIAKTPPIHTMNPEFHLILRLVSDRYYFMESIKNVFDFGKKEGFPRTYILYDTQEKEFSSYIVYNGDYSSKKELHMFMLSPINSTGGLCATLNASDLCQDYEDGKLKGKLKEIAAKLSEDDNGVIMLVKPKK, encoded by the coding sequence ATGAAAACATTCATCTTTATCGAGACAATCCTTCTGCTTGTAATGACAAGTTGCGGAAGAGACACTACATCGACTGATGGTTTTATAACAGTCGATGTAACCAAAAGCAGCTATTCTCCTAAAAAAAAACTGGTTCTTCAGGACTTTATGGATGTGGAATATATTCCGTTGGAAACAAACGATGAGTTTATAAATCAGGGAGCAGTAGAGGCAATTGGTGAAAAATACATCATAGTGAAAAACTATGGCCGTGACGGTGATATTTTTGTGTATAACCGGAAAGGAAAAGCTATCCGTAAGATAAACCGAAAAGGGCAAGGCGGAGAAGAATACATGTTTTGTAGCGGTATTACATTGGATGAAGAAAATAATGAAATATTAGTAGATGACCATATCATTAAAAAAGTATTAGTTTATGATTTGGAGGGGAATTTCAAACGAAGTTTTAAGCAGAAGCAAACAGGAGGAAGCCATAGTTATTGGAATGTATACAATTACGATAAAGATAATTTGATTTGTTATGATGAATTGAATAAAGATACCCCATTCTTGATTGTATCCAAGCAGGATGGAAGCATAACGAAAGAGATTAAAGTTCCATTTAAAGAGAAAAAACTTCTTCTTCAAATTTTACAGCATGACGAAGGAACAAAAGTGGTCGGGCCTGGAGAATATAGTAGAATTATTCCTTATAATGATAACTGGATCTTGCTGGAACTTTCTTCAGATACGATTTATACTTTAATGGCCGATTATAGTTTACGCCCATTTATAGCGAAAACACCACCAATTCATACCATGAACCCGGAATTTCATCTAATTCTAAGATTGGTTTCCGATCGTTATTATTTTATGGAAAGTATAAAGAATGTCTTTGATTTTGGAAAGAAAGAAGGATTTCCGAGAACGTACATCTTGTATGATACCCAAGAAAAGGAATTTTCCAGTTATATCGTATACAATGGGGATTATTCATCTAAAAAAGAATTACATATGTTTATGCTGAGTCCGATAAATTCCACAGGAGGATTGTGTGCGACCTTGAACGCTTCAGATCTTTGCCAAGATTACGAGGATGGAAAGCTGAAAGGAAAATTGAAAGAAATAGCTGCGAAATTGAGTGAAGATGATAATGGGGTAATTATGTTGGTAAAGCCGAAGAAGTGA
- a CDS encoding 6-bladed beta-propeller, whose translation MKTLIFIETILLLLLAGCGKDTISTDGFITVDVTKSSYSPKKELVLQDFMDVEYIPLETNDEFINQGFVQDVGEKYILVKNRKNGGDVFVYDRKGKALHKFNRKGQGAEEYVNITGMVLDEKNEEIFINSHHIQKILVYDLYGNYKRTLKHQVGKGSLESYPYYSDLSSFYLEIYNYDDNNLICYDFLNAKTPFVLVSKKDGSITKKITIPFDKKKTGMVVGKKDDKTGLIVSASSGYYRSILSYQKDWFLVEFSSDTIYQLLPDNSLSPFIVRTPSVGDMNPEVYLMIRLLSDRYIFMETVKNEYDFEKNAGFPRTFLMYDKKENAFFNYKVCNGDYSSEKEIYMNVLRPLDGKIAAWDELEAVDLLESLEKDELKGELKEIAEGLIEDSNPVIMLVKPKK comes from the coding sequence ATGAAAACATTAATCTTTATCGAGACAATCCTTCTGCTTCTGTTGGCAGGATGCGGAAAAGACACTATATCGACTGATGGTTTTATAACAGTCGATGTAACCAAAAGCAGTTATTCGCCTAAAAAAGAACTGGTTCTTCAGGACTTTATGGATGTGGAATATATTCCGTTGGAAACAAACGATGAGTTTATTAACCAAGGTTTTGTACAAGATGTAGGCGAGAAATATATCTTGGTTAAAAATAGAAAAAACGGAGGAGATGTCTTTGTATATGATCGTAAAGGAAAAGCACTTCATAAATTCAACAGAAAAGGACAAGGAGCCGAAGAATATGTCAATATAACAGGTATGGTTCTGGATGAAAAAAATGAGGAAATTTTCATCAACTCACACCATATACAAAAGATTTTAGTGTATGATTTATATGGAAATTATAAACGAACCCTTAAACATCAGGTAGGAAAAGGCTCTTTAGAGTCATATCCTTATTATTCGGATTTGAGCTCATTTTATTTGGAAATATATAATTACGATGATAATAATCTGATATGCTATGACTTCTTAAATGCTAAAACTCCTTTTGTGCTTGTTTCAAAAAAAGATGGAAGTATAACAAAGAAGATAACTATTCCATTTGATAAGAAAAAGACAGGAATGGTCGTTGGGAAAAAAGATGATAAAACAGGTCTCATAGTCTCTGCTTCTTCAGGTTATTATCGGAGCATTCTATCTTATCAAAAAGATTGGTTCCTTGTGGAATTTTCTTCTGATACCATTTATCAGTTACTACCCGATAATAGTTTATCCCCGTTTATTGTGCGAACACCTTCAGTCGGTGATATGAATCCGGAAGTTTATCTGATGATTCGCTTGCTTTCTGATCGTTATATTTTTATGGAAACGGTGAAAAATGAGTATGACTTTGAAAAGAATGCCGGTTTCCCTCGTACATTCTTGATGTATGACAAAAAGGAAAATGCTTTTTTTAACTATAAAGTCTGCAATGGAGATTATAGTTCTGAGAAAGAAATCTATATGAATGTCCTTAGGCCTTTAGACGGTAAGATAGCAGCATGGGATGAGCTGGAAGCTGTTGATTTGCTTGAATCACTTGAAAAAGATGAATTGAAAGGTGAGTTGAAAGAAATAGCTGAAGGATTAATCGAAGATTCAAACCCGGTTATCATGCTGGTGAAGCCGAAGAAGTGA
- a CDS encoding 6-bladed beta-propeller, with protein MKNLMLLKLACCSIILGLSACTESKNAGKTNIPEVDVRSAIDHPEGISLGDEIEKPQFVILKETDDEESLVDGINDYAVTSKYIYVLPVRESRIVLFDREGNFIRTLIKSGQGPNEFSGPLAGMQVDEKNNRLYLFGSSIWAFTLEGEPIKRMNSPMPMMYTRMIAPDRFAAVAMGFIPFQQGSFGIGTFNDSGELLFNKNNFYTPLVPAEKTGFTANIASAPSFDNQSILFKSGANDTVFRIGLDTISVACILKLENSDQEIIRGSDVTDFTDMGGLKRDGQEIFVQDILETATHFYFRCRYQGNYAILSVEKNNGELEVEHCQLPLPFKELPTLASYKYGLSGMRGTGSFPVWGSIFGNELVQAFTPAELSVYKDKGLVEIPNELKEIKEEGNPIFVFYKLK; from the coding sequence ATGAAAAATCTAATGTTATTGAAACTCGCTTGTTGCAGTATTATTCTAGGTTTGTCGGCTTGTACAGAATCTAAAAATGCAGGAAAAACAAATATACCAGAAGTCGATGTTCGTAGTGCAATAGATCATCCGGAAGGTATTTCATTGGGGGATGAAATAGAGAAACCACAATTTGTAATATTAAAGGAAACAGACGATGAAGAATCATTGGTTGATGGCATTAATGACTATGCGGTAACAAGTAAGTATATTTATGTTTTACCTGTTCGAGAATCGCGGATTGTTTTGTTCGATCGCGAAGGGAATTTCATCCGGACGTTGATCAAATCGGGACAAGGGCCGAATGAATTTTCCGGACCATTGGCTGGCATGCAAGTAGATGAGAAAAATAACCGGCTTTATTTGTTTGGAAGTAGTATCTGGGCTTTTACCTTGGAAGGAGAACCTATAAAACGGATGAACAGTCCGATGCCGATGATGTACACCCGCATGATTGCGCCAGACCGTTTTGCTGCCGTAGCTATGGGATTTATACCTTTTCAGCAAGGTAGTTTCGGAATAGGAACATTCAACGATTCAGGTGAACTATTATTCAATAAGAATAACTTTTATACACCATTAGTACCAGCCGAAAAAACTGGATTTACGGCAAATATTGCTTCTGCCCCTTCATTTGACAATCAATCCATTTTATTCAAGTCTGGAGCAAACGATACTGTCTTTCGGATAGGCTTGGATACTATTTCTGTGGCTTGTATCTTAAAATTGGAAAATTCAGACCAGGAAATTATCCGAGGTTCTGATGTTACAGATTTTACAGATATGGGTGGTTTAAAAAGAGACGGACAGGAAATATTTGTTCAAGACATCCTGGAAACTGCTACACATTTTTATTTCCGATGTCGCTATCAAGGCAATTATGCCATTCTTTCCGTTGAAAAGAACAATGGAGAATTAGAAGTAGAACATTGTCAACTTCCTCTTCCTTTTAAAGAATTACCAACATTGGCTTCCTACAAATATGGTTTATCGGGTATGCGAGGCACTGGTTCATTCCCTGTTTGGGGTAGTATTTTTGGAAATGAACTTGTGCAAGCTTTTACTCCAGCAGAATTATCAGTATATAAAGACAAAGGATTAGTTGAGATTCCAAACGAATTGAAAGAAATAAAAGAAGAAGGAAATCCGATCTTTGTATTCTATAAATTGAAATAG
- a CDS encoding tetratricopeptide repeat protein: protein MKNYLILLLLVLLAACRHAGRTFEVLDKAEEFIQTYKPDSAYTLLKEIPNPQQYPEKERARWCLLMTQAIDKTYRTHTSDSLIRFAVNYYEKTNDLSKLPTAFYTLGRVQRDLNDNEHAVNSFLKALDLAKGSDDYKLQYLAASQLGHVYAYSRFIDEALKAYQQALYFAEQDNDSISLSYANSYLGRVYGLQKDWTRSIEFYQKAISMAKQISYIPILKAKLNELAAIYKYCEKYQEAADCLQQLISLEDDPLSGLGGEVYLNLGDLYRLTDRNDLAISYLEKALQTKNLYTKRSAYQCFYYVYTGQRNYQKAVEYNNLFWECNDSIQKVENRKAVIAAEAKYKHEKLLTEKQQLELKQSKLIFWGSFLLLVAIIIILLVYMDKKRTTIRLFEQLHAIWSQIAENKRTIASYQEQMDNLSLRQSDYDDLQQEKTSLEQEVSNLLEQNEKLNNQKSQILIRLNQKDEEIKQYEEIIKQRENTPDIFARIKLTHTIEEKEWPELIARTDALHQQFSERLRKAFPQLTDTDLQLCCLIRLGYDKTEQKSLLKITDDSLEKRKQRLKRRLDPSKKWEKGELEQFIHHF from the coding sequence ATGAAAAATTACTTGATTCTTTTGCTGCTTGTTTTGTTGGCTGCTTGCCGTCATGCCGGTAGGACTTTCGAAGTGTTGGATAAAGCCGAAGAATTTATCCAGACTTATAAACCGGATAGCGCCTATACGCTTTTGAAAGAGATACCGAATCCGCAGCAATATCCGGAGAAGGAACGGGCCCGCTGGTGTTTGCTGATGACTCAGGCCATAGATAAAACATATCGCACGCATACGTCGGATTCGTTAATCCGTTTTGCTGTCAACTATTATGAGAAAACCAATGATTTATCGAAATTGCCTACGGCTTTCTATACGTTGGGCCGCGTACAAAGAGATTTGAATGATAACGAGCATGCTGTTAACTCTTTTCTGAAGGCATTAGATCTTGCCAAAGGTAGCGACGATTATAAACTGCAATATCTGGCGGCTTCACAATTAGGTCATGTTTATGCGTATTCCCGTTTTATTGATGAAGCGTTGAAAGCTTATCAGCAGGCTTTGTATTTTGCTGAACAAGACAATGATAGTATCAGCTTATCTTATGCTAATTCCTATTTAGGCAGGGTTTATGGACTACAGAAAGATTGGACTCGGTCGATAGAGTTTTACCAAAAAGCGATTTCTATGGCTAAACAAATCTCTTATATCCCAATTCTTAAAGCCAAGTTGAATGAATTAGCCGCCATTTATAAGTATTGTGAGAAATATCAGGAAGCCGCCGATTGCTTGCAGCAGCTGATTAGTTTGGAAGACGATCCATTATCTGGTCTGGGAGGTGAGGTCTATCTAAATTTAGGTGATTTGTATCGTTTAACAGATAGGAATGATTTGGCTATTTCCTATTTGGAAAAGGCCTTGCAAACGAAGAATTTATATACAAAACGCTCTGCCTACCAATGCTTTTATTATGTGTATACAGGACAGAGAAACTACCAAAAAGCCGTAGAATACAACAACCTGTTTTGGGAATGCAATGATTCTATCCAAAAAGTAGAAAATCGGAAAGCTGTTATAGCAGCCGAAGCCAAATACAAGCATGAGAAACTCCTCACGGAGAAACAGCAACTGGAGCTGAAACAGTCGAAGTTGATATTTTGGGGCAGTTTTTTATTGCTTGTGGCAATCATTATTATTTTGCTTGTTTACATGGATAAGAAAAGGACAACGATCCGCCTGTTTGAGCAATTGCATGCGATTTGGTCTCAAATAGCAGAAAACAAACGAACCATCGCTTCTTATCAGGAACAAATGGATAATTTGTCGTTGCGACAATCCGATTATGATGATTTACAACAGGAAAAGACTTCGTTAGAACAAGAAGTATCCAATCTGCTTGAACAGAATGAAAAACTGAATAATCAGAAATCACAAATTTTGATCCGTCTCAACCAAAAGGACGAGGAAATCAAACAATACGAAGAAATCATCAAACAGCGGGAAAATACGCCGGATATATTTGCACGAATCAAACTAACCCATACAATTGAAGAGAAGGAATGGCCGGAACTGATTGCCCGCACGGATGCTTTGCACCAACAATTCTCCGAGCGGTTACGAAAAGCTTTTCCTCAGTTGACCGACACAGACCTCCAGCTTTGTTGCCTTATTCGTTTGGGATACGACAAAACGGAACAGAAATCCTTGTTAAAAATAACAGACGACAGCCTGGAAAAGCGAAAACAACGGCTCAAAAGGCGCTTAGATCCGAGTAAGAAATGGGAAAAAGGCGAATTAGAACAATTTATTCACCATTTTTAA